Proteins from a genomic interval of Nitrospirota bacterium:
- a CDS encoding glycosyltransferase has product GATLTGIQHALSEKAEIIVKMDGDGQMDPAYLPALLDPIIEEGYSYTKGNRFLHSKELAQMPFLRRWGNFCLTFLTKMTSGYWHIFDPQNGYWAIRKTDLEVLNLDMIHRRFFLENDMLVQLNIYNLRVKDIAIPARYGNEKSSMRLMKIIISFPYYLFNRFWYRFYQKYILRDFSPIALFFLSGLPLFAWGLGFGLYIWSKSILTNTVATTGTVMLSVLPFIIGFELILQGVILDIHETPR; this is encoded by the coding sequence GCGGAGCCACACTGACCGGAATTCAACATGCCTTATCCGAAAAAGCCGAAATTATCGTCAAGATGGATGGAGATGGACAGATGGATCCGGCCTATCTCCCGGCGCTTCTGGATCCCATCATCGAGGAAGGCTATTCCTATACAAAAGGGAACCGGTTCCTCCACAGTAAAGAGCTGGCACAGATGCCTTTCCTGAGAAGATGGGGAAATTTTTGTTTGACCTTTCTGACGAAAATGACCTCTGGCTACTGGCATATCTTTGATCCGCAAAACGGGTATTGGGCAATCCGGAAAACGGATCTCGAGGTTCTCAACCTGGACATGATACACCGCAGATTTTTTCTGGAAAATGACATGCTGGTCCAATTGAATATTTATAATCTGCGGGTCAAGGATATCGCCATCCCCGCCCGATACGGAAATGAAAAATCTTCCATGAGACTTATGAAAATCATCATTTCCTTTCCCTATTATCTCTTTAACCGCTTTTGGTACCGTTTTTATCAGAAATATATTCTTCGCGATTTTTCGCCTATTGCCCTGTTTTTCCTTTCCGGGCTTCCACTTTTTGCCTGGGGACTGGGATTCGGTCTTTATATCTGGTCTAAATCCATTCTGACCAACACCGTCGCCACTACAGGAACCGTGATGCTAAGCGTTCTTCCCTTTATTATCGGATTTGAATTGATTCTACAGGGTGTTATTCTCGATATTCATGAAACACCCCGATAA
- a CDS encoding tetratricopeptide repeat protein, whose product MKHPDNLYSNISGQYLFFLTSFILLVTGLLIYSNIFSNGFHLDDFHTVMFNSHLHSLKNIPSFFLNGSGFSGSHSVRGYRPVTVTLNALNYAISQTRPPLYHLINLTIHLFTAILVSRLAFVLSGIPFVSLLSGLIFLVHPLNTEAVNYISARSSTLSALFYIGSFLAFLEFRKKDNAQWLFLSLFLLIISLLSKEISITFPLVIIAYDAFFSSRLPLSKKFQTGILYLIPVIVYLIVRLEFMSLHSGIPSESSTLVRGSLFFDQMTLVFAGSLFLATHSLLLYFYPHPLIFDRPFPIPQFDRSSVWFLLFWCALFIWILLCQKEKRVPFLVAWFILTLSPLFYLPTVSSLSLFQENRSYLSGTGIVILMALGTYKITHHFQTVISGPFRWLPSILILLVLTLFSLNSYYRNQIWKSEVTLWSDTLEKNPDSFIGTFSLGYGYLTEGQFEKASFYFNQSLKRSPPKEYLYYIHNNLGTVYEYRADEEMALDEYRMAEKLGPRLPEAHLNLGRIYLNRGNYGDAAREMETAIDMDFDHLKQRVDAAIKLERLGASQEAFELFRTLAKVMPDTSEYDLLRNLVNQHETNEKRY is encoded by the coding sequence ATGAAACACCCCGATAATCTCTATTCAAATATTTCCGGTCAATACCTCTTCTTTCTTACGTCCTTCATCCTCCTGGTCACCGGTCTGCTGATTTACTCCAATATTTTTTCAAATGGATTTCATCTTGACGATTTTCACACCGTGATGTTTAACAGCCACCTTCATTCTCTGAAAAATATTCCCTCTTTTTTCCTAAACGGAAGTGGCTTCAGCGGTTCTCATTCAGTCAGGGGATACCGGCCCGTCACGGTCACTCTCAATGCCCTTAATTATGCCATTTCCCAGACCCGTCCTCCCCTCTATCATCTGATTAATCTGACAATTCACCTCTTCACCGCTATCCTGGTCTCCCGGCTTGCTTTTGTACTATCCGGAATCCCGTTCGTCAGTCTCCTGTCGGGTCTGATATTTCTGGTTCATCCTTTAAATACCGAGGCAGTCAATTATATTTCAGCCCGCTCATCCACTTTATCTGCGCTTTTTTATATCGGATCGTTTCTGGCATTTCTTGAATTCCGAAAAAAAGATAATGCTCAATGGCTCTTTCTTTCTCTGTTCCTTTTAATTATTTCTCTATTAAGCAAAGAGATCTCGATCACTTTTCCCCTGGTGATCATCGCTTATGATGCCTTTTTTTCTTCACGCCTCCCCTTGTCGAAGAAATTTCAGACGGGAATCCTCTATCTCATTCCTGTGATAGTCTATCTTATCGTCCGCCTTGAGTTCATGTCTCTCCATTCGGGCATCCCTTCCGAATCGTCAACCCTTGTGAGAGGGAGTCTTTTTTTCGATCAAATGACGTTGGTCTTTGCGGGAAGCCTCTTCCTGGCTACCCACTCCCTTTTACTCTATTTCTACCCGCACCCTCTTATATTTGATCGACCCTTTCCCATTCCGCAGTTCGATAGGAGTTCGGTATGGTTTCTTCTTTTCTGGTGCGCGCTTTTCATTTGGATCCTCCTCTGCCAAAAAGAGAAGCGGGTGCCCTTTCTCGTGGCCTGGTTCATCCTGACGCTTTCTCCACTATTCTACCTGCCGACAGTCTCCTCTCTCTCCCTGTTCCAGGAGAACAGAAGCTACCTGTCGGGAACCGGCATCGTTATTCTGATGGCTCTGGGAACGTATAAAATCACTCACCATTTTCAGACTGTTATTTCTGGTCCTTTCCGATGGCTCCCTTCTATTCTCATCCTCCTGGTTCTCACTCTCTTTTCGCTTAACAGTTATTATCGAAATCAAATCTGGAAAAGTGAAGTGACACTATGGTCGGATACGCTTGAAAAAAACCCCGATTCTTTTATCGGCACATTTTCTCTCGGATATGGCTATCTCACAGAAGGTCAATTTGAAAAGGCGTCATTTTATTTTAATCAATCGCTTAAACGTTCTCCCCCGAAGGAATACCTTTATTACATCCACAATAATCTTGGGACTGTTTATGAATACCGGGCAGACGAAGAGATGGCTCTCGACGAATACCGGATGGCCGAGAAACTCGGCCCCCGACTGCCGGAAGCCCACTTGAATTTAGGCCGAATCTATTTAAACCGGGGAAACTACGGGGACGCCGCCAGGGAAATGGAAACCGCTATCGACATGGATTTTGACCATCTCAAGCAGAGAGTCGATGCGGCCATAAAATTGGAGAGGTTGGGCGCAAGTCAAGAGGCGTTTGAATTATTTCGAACATTGGCAAAAGTCATGCCGGACACTTCGGAATATGACCTTTTACGGAATCTTGTCAATCAACATGAGACAAACGAAAAGCGTTATTGA
- a CDS encoding EAL domain-containing protein yields the protein MARKPFFISIQTKFWLLVAFLIITTMMVNTYYVFKQDRRIIREETESKARSLAASLSLEGTEAMINNLYLIQEALPDFARLPGVYQVWIIDDSGMVTAANETAKIGDLQNADPFFKDALKAGRETLHYYQDVEGNNFLAILEPMFLKGKINGWIRLDLSLKESESKILKSFFNLFYLAIVLTTIAMISTLAISRKIRDVLHNLVVKFKKLSEGNFSEKLEVQSNDELGHVAQSYNILVDQMSSMVRQLEEKHQRTEAELKDSEELFRALYDDANHPVYVFEESLKFVDANPYACEFYGYTLNEFKKMNLYDLAIPDERNAQETLFGQLVKEEGYFIKELRQQKRTGEVITVTADIVGIQKGGKRFYVSKITDITERKLAEIRLSHLANYDVLTNLPNRLLFMDRLNQALSQAKRSQKLVGVLFLDIDRFKTINDTLGHPVGDKLLQAISKLLVAGRETDTVTRLGGDEFTIVLTNIGHARDAALVAEKLLTVLSVNPFQIAGHEIFITASIGLTLYPYDGEDIETLLKNADIAMYRAKERGRNTYQFYTRDMNNTALERLELETGLRRAIEKEELELHYQPIVETSSGKIVAAEALVRWNHPTLGRIPPDKFIGLAEETGLILPIGEWVLQTACRQNQEWQQSGLSPIRMSVNISVRQFQDPRFVETVKEIIRKSKLNPVFLELEITESSLMHNLEKTRETLHLLNQNGIRFSIDDFGTGYSSLSYLKRFSIDTLKIDRSFIKDIIQDPDDRAITTAVIAMAHSLKLQVVAEGVETREQLECLRSLQCDFLQGYLFCKPVPSSEFRTLLNGKKSLEAYMHQ from the coding sequence ATGGCCAGGAAACCCTTTTTCATCTCTATTCAAACCAAATTTTGGCTCCTCGTTGCCTTTCTCATTATTACGACAATGATGGTCAACACCTATTATGTTTTCAAACAGGACCGGAGAATTATTCGGGAAGAGACCGAATCTAAAGCCCGGTCCCTGGCGGCCAGTTTGTCACTGGAAGGGACTGAGGCCATGATCAATAACCTGTATTTGATCCAGGAGGCGCTTCCTGATTTTGCCAGGTTGCCGGGTGTCTATCAGGTTTGGATCATCGACGATTCCGGTATGGTGACCGCTGCCAATGAGACCGCAAAAATAGGGGATCTCCAGAACGCAGATCCTTTTTTTAAAGATGCCCTTAAAGCCGGAAGAGAAACCCTTCACTATTACCAGGATGTCGAAGGTAATAATTTTCTGGCCATACTTGAACCGATGTTTCTAAAGGGTAAAATCAACGGTTGGATTCGACTGGACCTTTCCTTAAAAGAGAGTGAAAGTAAAATTCTGAAGAGTTTTTTTAATCTCTTTTATCTTGCGATTGTTTTGACCACCATTGCCATGATTTCGACTCTGGCGATCAGCCGAAAAATCAGAGATGTCCTCCACAATCTTGTTGTCAAATTTAAAAAACTTTCGGAGGGGAATTTTTCCGAGAAGTTAGAGGTCCAGTCCAATGACGAGTTAGGTCATGTAGCGCAATCGTATAATATCCTGGTTGATCAGATGAGTTCGATGGTCCGACAGCTCGAGGAGAAACATCAGCGGACGGAAGCCGAGCTTAAAGATTCCGAAGAATTATTCAGAGCCCTTTATGACGATGCCAATCATCCGGTTTATGTATTCGAAGAAAGCCTGAAATTCGTGGATGCAAATCCCTATGCCTGTGAATTTTACGGTTATACCTTGAATGAATTTAAGAAAATGAATCTCTATGACCTGGCTATTCCCGACGAACGGAACGCCCAGGAAACCCTTTTTGGACAACTGGTTAAGGAAGAAGGCTATTTTATTAAAGAATTACGGCAACAGAAAAGAACCGGTGAAGTAATCACCGTCACTGCAGATATTGTTGGCATTCAAAAAGGGGGCAAAAGGTTCTATGTCAGTAAAATAACCGATATTACTGAAAGAAAGTTAGCTGAGATCCGGTTAAGTCATCTGGCCAATTATGATGTTTTAACGAATCTGCCCAACAGGCTCCTTTTCATGGATCGATTAAATCAGGCTCTGTCACAGGCCAAACGGAGCCAGAAGCTGGTGGGAGTTCTCTTTCTGGATATCGACCGATTTAAAACGATTAACGATACCCTGGGTCATCCCGTGGGAGATAAACTTCTTCAGGCGATCTCGAAACTTCTAGTCGCCGGCCGAGAAACCGACACGGTGACACGGCTGGGTGGTGACGAATTCACGATCGTACTGACGAATATTGGTCATGCCCGGGATGCAGCGCTGGTTGCCGAAAAATTGTTAACTGTCTTGTCGGTCAATCCGTTTCAGATCGCCGGTCACGAAATTTTTATTACTGCAAGTATCGGTCTGACTCTCTATCCTTACGACGGTGAAGATATCGAGACGCTTCTCAAGAATGCCGACATTGCCATGTACCGTGCCAAAGAAAGAGGGAGAAATACTTATCAATTTTATACCCGGGATATGAATAATACGGCGCTCGAACGGCTGGAGCTTGAGACCGGACTTAGGAGAGCAATAGAAAAAGAAGAACTCGAGCTTCATTATCAGCCTATCGTCGAGACCTCCAGCGGAAAAATCGTTGCGGCAGAGGCGCTGGTTCGCTGGAATCATCCGACGCTGGGGAGAATCCCTCCCGATAAGTTCATTGGCCTGGCTGAAGAAACCGGATTAATTCTCCCCATAGGGGAATGGGTCCTTCAGACCGCATGCAGGCAGAATCAGGAGTGGCAGCAGTCCGGCCTCTCGCCGATCAGGATGTCGGTAAACATCTCGGTCCGGCAGTTTCAGGACCCGAGATTTGTTGAAACCGTCAAGGAAATAATCCGAAAATCGAAATTGAATCCGGTATTCCTGGAACTTGAAATTACGGAATCGAGCTTGATGCACAATCTGGAAAAAACAAGGGAGACCTTGCATCTTTTGAATCAAAATGGCATCCGGTTTTCGATAGACGATTTTGGAACCGGATATTCCTCGCTCAGTTATCTGAAGAGATTTTCGATTGATACCTTGAAAATAGATCGTTCATTTATAAAAGACATTATCCAGGATCCGGACGACCGGGCGATTACAACGGCCGTCATTGCCATGGCTCACAGTTTAAAATTGCAAGTGGTAGCAGAGGGGGTTGAGACACGAGAGCAACTGGAATGTCTCCGTTCTCTTCAGTGCGATTTTTTACAAGGGTACCTTTTTTGCAAACCGGTACCTTCGTCGGAATTCAGAACGCTCCTGAATGGAAAAAAATCTCTCGAAGCCTACATGCATCAATAA
- a CDS encoding F0F1 ATP synthase subunit epsilon, whose translation MQLDVVTPERLIISEEVDEIIAPGTLGDFGVLVDHAPFFSTLRIGELSYRKGDQTHYLVINWGFAQVYQNKVIILAELAEKPEEIDLIKVEEAIARAEEKILSAGDNLNLLDEARTSLEKAIVRKQIAEKTK comes from the coding sequence ATCCAACTTGATGTCGTCACACCGGAAAGGTTGATTATCAGCGAAGAGGTTGACGAAATCATTGCCCCCGGCACCCTGGGTGATTTTGGAGTGTTGGTTGACCATGCCCCTTTCTTTTCAACGCTTCGAATCGGGGAGTTAAGCTATCGAAAGGGGGATCAAACCCATTACCTGGTCATTAACTGGGGGTTTGCACAGGTTTACCAGAATAAAGTCATCATTCTTGCCGAACTCGCTGAAAAACCAGAAGAAATTGATCTTATCAAAGTGGAGGAAGCTATTGCCAGAGCCGAGGAAAAGATTCTCTCCGCGGGAGACAATCTGAATCTTCTGGATGAAGCCAGAACCAGCCTTGAAAAAGCGATCGTTCGAAAACAAATCGCCGAGAAAACCAAGTAA
- the atpD gene encoding F0F1 ATP synthase subunit beta, protein MGIGKVVQVIGPVVDIEFPGGDLPTIYNALKIQVPADPASQTEEIKVILEVAQHLGENRVRTIAMSTTDGLVRGMKVEDLGAPISMPVGKEALGRILNVVGDPVDQMGPVLAKKRLPIHRAAPSFEEQSTTTEIFETGIKVIDLLEPYAKGGKTGLFGGAGVGKTVLIQELIHNCATEHGGFSVFAGVGERTREGNDLWIEMKESGVLEKTALVYGQMNEPPGARLRVGLSGLTMAEYFRDEENQDVLLFVDNIFRFTQAGSEVSALLGRMPSAVGYQPTLAGEMGALQERITTTKKGSITSVQAVYVPADDLTDPAPATAFAHLDATTVLSRQLAELGIYPAVDPLDSTSRVLDPKIVGEEHYKVARSVQAILQRYKELQDIIAILGMDELSEDDKLTVTRARKIQKFLSQPFHVAEQFTGSPGRYVKLKDTVRSFKELIEGKYDDLPEQAFYLVGVIEEAVEKAAKMAQKK, encoded by the coding sequence ATGGGTATTGGAAAAGTAGTCCAGGTGATCGGTCCCGTTGTGGATATCGAATTTCCCGGGGGTGATCTTCCCACCATTTATAATGCACTCAAGATTCAAGTTCCGGCAGACCCGGCGAGTCAGACTGAAGAGATTAAAGTGATTTTGGAAGTGGCACAGCATCTTGGCGAAAACCGGGTTCGGACGATTGCCATGTCCACGACGGATGGTTTGGTCCGCGGCATGAAAGTGGAGGATTTAGGCGCTCCCATTTCAATGCCGGTAGGGAAAGAAGCCCTTGGCCGAATTCTCAACGTCGTTGGTGATCCCGTGGATCAAATGGGACCCGTGCTTGCAAAAAAGCGGCTACCCATTCACCGCGCGGCCCCCTCGTTTGAAGAACAGAGCACGACAACCGAAATCTTTGAAACCGGGATTAAAGTCATTGATTTACTGGAGCCCTATGCGAAAGGGGGAAAAACCGGACTGTTCGGAGGAGCAGGAGTGGGGAAAACCGTTTTGATTCAAGAGCTGATCCACAATTGCGCGACGGAGCATGGAGGATTTTCCGTTTTCGCGGGGGTAGGAGAACGGACGCGTGAAGGGAACGATCTCTGGATCGAGATGAAAGAATCGGGTGTCCTGGAAAAGACCGCACTTGTTTATGGCCAGATGAATGAACCCCCTGGCGCCAGGCTGAGAGTGGGACTTTCGGGCCTCACGATGGCAGAATATTTCAGAGATGAAGAGAATCAGGATGTGCTTCTCTTTGTGGATAATATTTTCAGATTTACCCAGGCAGGATCCGAAGTTTCAGCCCTTCTCGGGAGAATGCCTTCCGCCGTGGGTTATCAGCCAACGCTTGCCGGAGAAATGGGTGCGCTTCAGGAAAGAATTACCACGACCAAAAAAGGCTCCATTACTTCAGTTCAGGCTGTCTATGTGCCTGCGGATGATTTAACGGATCCGGCACCGGCTACTGCATTTGCCCATCTTGACGCGACCACAGTATTGTCACGTCAGCTGGCTGAACTCGGTATTTATCCGGCCGTGGATCCGCTTGATTCAACATCCAGAGTTCTTGATCCGAAAATCGTCGGAGAGGAGCATTATAAAGTTGCACGTTCCGTTCAGGCGATTCTCCAGAGATACAAAGAACTCCAGGATATTATCGCCATTTTGGGAATGGATGAACTTTCAGAAGATGACAAATTAACGGTAACCCGGGCGAGAAAAATCCAAAAATTTCTTTCGCAGCCGTTCCATGTTGCCGAACAATTTACCGGATCTCCCGGCCGATATGTCAAACTGAAAGATACCGTTCGAAGCTTTAAAGAACTGATAGAAGGGAAGTATGACGATCTTCCCGAACAGGCGTTTTACCTGGTAGGCGTTATCGAAGAGGCGGTAGAAAAAGCCGCCAAAATGGCACAAAAGAAATAG
- the atpG gene encoding ATP synthase F1 subunit gamma, which yields MPSLQHIRRRIGSVKNTQKITKAMKLVSASKLRRAQERVLTARPYAKKMAEMLGALGARTNREYHPLLQKRSVKKIEVVVMTSDRGLCGGFNTNILRRAMESIQTLREKTPELTINVVGRKGRDFFKRRGFNIRKEWTGISDKVQYENAAEIGKDLVESYLKGSFDEVHMVYGEFRSAIQTRIVTEKLFPIGDFKQEEIENEGSFIYEPDEEEVLETLLPRHVEIQIFRGLLESAASEQGSRMMAMDSATRNAKEVIYKLTLVYNKTRQATITKELMDIVGGSEALK from the coding sequence ATGCCAAGTTTACAACACATTCGGCGTCGTATCGGCTCCGTTAAAAACACTCAAAAAATTACCAAGGCCATGAAATTGGTGTCGGCCTCAAAACTCAGACGGGCCCAGGAAAGAGTTCTGACAGCGCGTCCCTATGCGAAAAAAATGGCAGAAATGCTCGGGGCCCTGGGTGCAAGGACCAACCGGGAATATCACCCTCTCCTCCAGAAGCGTTCGGTCAAGAAAATTGAAGTGGTCGTCATGACTTCGGACCGGGGCTTATGCGGAGGATTTAATACCAATATTTTACGTCGAGCCATGGAGTCCATTCAAACCTTGAGGGAAAAAACGCCGGAACTGACCATCAATGTGGTCGGTAGAAAAGGGCGAGATTTTTTTAAGCGGCGCGGATTCAACATTCGAAAGGAATGGACAGGAATATCCGATAAAGTCCAGTACGAAAATGCCGCCGAGATCGGGAAAGATCTGGTCGAATCATATCTCAAGGGTTCATTTGATGAAGTTCATATGGTCTATGGAGAATTTCGCTCAGCGATCCAGACCCGAATTGTTACGGAGAAACTTTTCCCCATCGGAGATTTCAAGCAGGAAGAAATTGAGAATGAAGGATCTTTTATTTATGAGCCTGATGAGGAGGAAGTTCTTGAAACGCTCCTGCCCAGGCATGTCGAAATTCAGATTTTCAGGGGCCTTCTCGAGTCGGCCGCAAGTGAACAGGGTTCAAGAATGATGGCCATGGACTCTGCAACGAGGAATGCGAAAGAGGTCATCTACAAATTGACGCTGGTTTACAACAAGACTCGCCAGGCGACGATTACGAAGGAGTTGATGGATATCGTCGGCGGATCGGAAGCTTTAAAATAG
- a CDS encoding F0F1 ATP synthase subunit alpha, with protein MQIRAEEITEIIKQQIKDFDGAVDIAEVGSVLQVGDGIAKIYGLEKAMAGELVDFSKGIFGVVLNLEEDNVGVVILGDDQKIKEGDKVKRTGRIAEIPVGESLMGRVLNPIGEPLDGKGPLNAKARGKIEVIAPGIVDRQSVREPMQTGIKAIDAMIPIGRGQRELIIGDRQTGKTAIAVDTIINQKGQDMVCIYVAIGQKKSTVARVVKTLEDAGAMEYTIVVTASASDPASLQFLAPYSGATMGEYFRDSGRHALIIYDDLSKHAVAYRQLSLLLRRPPGREAYPGDVFYLHSRLLERAAKLSQEKGGGSLTALPIIETQAGDVSAYIPTNVISITDGQIFLASDLFYSGIRPAINVGLSVSRVGGSAQIKAMKQVSGTLRLDLAQYREMAAFAQFGSDLDKATQAQLARGVRMVELLKQNQYRPLAAEMQVIILFAGVNGYLDEVPVDKIRFFEEELIVYIESKQKSLRDELAKKKAFDPEMTQKLKSAIEEFKKSFQP; from the coding sequence ATGCAAATAAGAGCTGAAGAAATAACAGAAATCATTAAACAACAGATCAAAGATTTTGACGGAGCGGTGGATATCGCTGAAGTCGGATCAGTCCTGCAGGTGGGAGACGGTATTGCGAAGATCTACGGACTTGAAAAAGCAATGGCGGGAGAACTTGTCGATTTTTCTAAAGGAATTTTCGGTGTCGTTCTTAATCTCGAAGAAGACAATGTCGGCGTGGTCATTCTCGGGGATGATCAAAAGATAAAAGAGGGGGACAAAGTCAAAAGGACCGGGCGTATTGCCGAAATTCCCGTGGGAGAATCTTTAATGGGCCGGGTTCTGAATCCTATCGGGGAGCCGCTGGACGGAAAGGGTCCCTTGAATGCCAAGGCGCGTGGAAAGATTGAAGTGATAGCCCCCGGGATTGTCGACCGGCAATCTGTCCGGGAGCCCATGCAGACCGGAATCAAGGCGATTGATGCGATGATTCCCATTGGAAGAGGACAGAGGGAGCTCATTATTGGCGACCGGCAGACAGGTAAAACGGCCATTGCAGTCGATACCATCATCAATCAAAAAGGGCAGGATATGGTCTGTATTTATGTGGCCATCGGACAAAAAAAATCCACAGTTGCCCGGGTCGTGAAAACCCTCGAAGATGCCGGTGCAATGGAATACACGATTGTCGTCACTGCAAGCGCCAGCGATCCAGCATCCCTTCAGTTTCTGGCGCCGTACAGCGGGGCCACGATGGGCGAATATTTCAGAGATAGCGGGCGCCATGCATTGATCATTTATGATGATCTTTCCAAGCATGCAGTGGCTTACCGGCAGCTCTCCCTGTTATTGAGACGTCCTCCGGGGCGCGAAGCTTATCCCGGAGATGTTTTTTATCTCCATTCCCGACTGCTGGAGCGGGCGGCCAAACTAAGCCAGGAAAAAGGGGGAGGTTCTCTCACGGCACTTCCGATTATTGAAACACAAGCAGGCGACGTCTCAGCGTATATTCCGACCAACGTGATTTCAATTACCGATGGCCAGATTTTTCTTGCTTCGGATCTTTTTTATTCGGGCATTCGGCCGGCGATCAATGTGGGACTTTCCGTCTCCCGTGTCGGGGGATCAGCGCAAATTAAAGCAATGAAACAGGTTTCCGGGACGCTTCGTCTGGATCTGGCCCAGTATCGGGAGATGGCGGCTTTTGCCCAGTTCGGATCGGACCTCGATAAAGCGACTCAGGCACAGCTGGCCCGCGGCGTACGGATGGTTGAGCTCCTGAAACAGAATCAATACAGACCTCTGGCCGCGGAAATGCAGGTCATTATTCTCTTTGCAGGGGTAAATGGTTATCTGGATGAAGTGCCGGTAGATAAGATCCGTTTTTTTGAAGAGGAGTTGATCGTTTATATTGAGTCAAAGCAAAAAAGTCTCAGAGACGAGCTGGCCAAGAAGAAGGCGTTTGATCCCGAGATGACCCAAAAATTGAAGTCGGCCATTGAGGAATTTAAAAAGAGTTTCCAACCGTAA